GGAAATTTTAGCTAATAGGAAAATTTTGGGTATAATTATAAACTAAACTAACGCGATCAAAACAGTGGAGGATGTAATTGAAATCAAAAAGCCAGTCGGAATCGGAAAGCGATCAAACTATGACATCTTAACTGATCAGCCGGTTGTTGCCATCGACAAACTAAAAACCGTAGGTGAGGATGAGTTCGAAGACATCGTCCGGGAATGGGTTTGGGGCTACCTGATCAAAAATAACCTTTCCGGATATATCGACTGTAAAAAATGTGCAGGCGCAGGTGACCTGGGAAGGGACATCATTGCTGTACTTTCGAAGGATGGTCCGAAATGGGATAACTACCAGTGCAAGCATTACGGGAGTAAAATCATGCCTTCCCAAATTTGGGGAGAAATAGGCAAGTTTCTTTATCATGCATTTAAAAAGCGCTTCACTATGCCGGAAACCTATTATTTCGTTTCTGGATTAGGTCCTGGGCCTGACCTCATCAATTACGTGGAGAATCCAGAGAAATTCAAAAGCGAATTGATCGCAAACTGGGACAAATACTGTTCAACAAAGATGATCAAGGGACAGGCCATTCCATTGGATGCTGGACTCAAATCATATGTTGAGGCCATCGATTTTAAGCTCTTTGAGTTTATTGACCCGCAACAATTGATCGAAGAGCATGCAAAGACCCGATACCACTACTCCCGTTTCGGAGGCACTATGCCTGACAGGGTGTTTTCTGCAGGGGTACCGCCAGAAGTCAAGGACAATGAAATCACTTATGTCAATGAACTTCTGGAGGCTTACACCGATCATAAACAATCCAGCATCACATTAGACAACATTAAGACGGACGGCACCTACGGCGCGCATTTTGACAGGCAGCGTCAGAGCTTTTACCTGGCAGATTCGTTAAATGAATTCTCTAAGGATGCTTTCCCGGAATATACCGACCATTTTGACAGCATTAAAACTGAGATACATTCTGGTGTAGTTGATGTATGTGAAAGCCCCCATCCCGACGGATATACCCGGGTAAAAATGGTTACCCAGGAAGCCAAGAAATTACAGTTGACCAGTAACCCGCTGATCA
This region of Pedobacter steynii genomic DNA includes:
- a CDS encoding ABC-three component system protein translates to MEDVIEIKKPVGIGKRSNYDILTDQPVVAIDKLKTVGEDEFEDIVREWVWGYLIKNNLSGYIDCKKCAGAGDLGRDIIAVLSKDGPKWDNYQCKHYGSKIMPSQIWGEIGKFLYHAFKKRFTMPETYYFVSGLGPGPDLINYVENPEKFKSELIANWDKYCSTKMIKGQAIPLDAGLKSYVEAIDFKLFEFIDPQQLIEEHAKTRYHYSRFGGTMPDRVFSAGVPPEVKDNEITYVNELLEAYTDHKQSSITLDNIKTDGTYGAHFDRQRQSFYLADSLNEFSKDAFPEYTDHFDSIKTEIHSGVVDVCESPHPDGYTRVKMVTQEAKKLQLTSNPLIKFMKLDDREGICHHLISDRKLSWKGTKP